One Buteo buteo chromosome 4, bButBut1.hap1.1, whole genome shotgun sequence DNA segment encodes these proteins:
- the HERC4 gene encoding putative E3 ubiquitin-protein ligase HERC4 isoform X1: MLCWGNASFGQLGLGGIDEEIVLEPRKSDFFLNKRVRDVGCGLRHTVFVLDDGTVYTCGCNDLGQLGHEKARKRPEHVGALDAQNIVAVSCGEAHTLALNDKGQVYAWGLATDGQLGLPGTEECIRVPRNIKSLSEIQIVQVACGYYHSLALSKGSEVFSWGQNKYGQLGLGYEYKKQNSPHVIKSLLGIPFAQIAAGGAHSFVLTLSGAIFGWGRNKFGQLGLNDDNDRYVPTLLKSLRTQKVVHICCGEDHTAALTKEGGVFTFGAGGYGQLGHNSTSHEINPRKVFELMGSVVTQITCGRQHTTAFVPSSGRIYSFGLGGNGQLGTGTTSNRKSPFTVKGNWLPYSTQCPITTDSEECYCVKRIFSGGDQSFAHYFYPQNMVPPDDFRYPDFLKQIWTVNETFIQKLLTFPSGRLPVEIANEIDGTFSSAGCLNGSFLALSNDDHYKTSTRFSGVDMNAARLLFHKLIQPDHTHISQQVAASLEKNLIPKLTSSLPDVEALRLYLTLPECPLMSDANNFTTLAIPFGTAILNLEKAPLKVLENWWSILEPPLFLKIVELYKDVVVHLLKLCKIGIPASERRILTNFLHTAFRVLEILHRVNERGQVIQYDRFYIHEIQDLIDIRNDYVNWVQQQVFGMDVNHGLTELTDIPVTICTYPFVFDAQAKTTLLQTDAVIQMQMAVDQAHRQNLSSLFLPVFESVNPCLILMVRRDNIVGDAVEVLRKTKNVDYKKPLKVIFVGEEAVDAGGVRKEFFLLIMRELLDPKYGMFRYYEESRLIWFSDKTFEDSDLFHLIGVVCGLAIYNFTIVDLHFPLALYKKLLNKKPSLDDLKELMPDVGRGMQQLLDYPEDDIEEAFCLNFTITVENFGTTEIKELVPNGADIPVVKQNRQDFVDAYVDYIFNKSVASLFSAFHAGFHKVCGGKVLQLFQPSELQAMVIGNTNYDWKELEKNTEYKGEYWADHPTIKIFWEVFHELSLEKKKQFLLFLTGSDRIPILGMKCLKLVIQPTGGGEGYLPVAHTCFNLLDLPKYTDKETLKSKLIQAIDHYEGFSLV; this comes from the exons ATGTTGTGCTGGGGAAATGCATCTTTTGGACAGCTTGGATTGGGTGGAATTGATGAAGAGATTGTTTTGGAACCCAGAAAAAGtgactttttcttaaataagagGGTCAGAGATGTAGGATGTGGACTGAGACATACTGTTTTTGTCCTGGATGATGGGACTGTTTATACATGTGGATGCAATGATCTAGGACAACTAGGGCAtgaaaaagccaggaaaagacCCG agcatGTTGGTGCACTGGATGCCCAAAATATTGTAGCTGTATCATGTGGGGAAGCCCACACCCTTGCATTAAATGACAAGGGTCAGGTATATGCTTGGGGTCTGGCTACTGATGGACAGCTTGGCTTGCCGGGAACAGAGGAATGCATCAGAGTGCccag aaatattaaaagcttATCAGAGATCCAAATTGTTCAAGTTGCTTGTGGTTATTATCACTCACTAGCACTCTCAAAAG gAAGTGAAGTGTTTTCCTGGGGACAAAATAAATATGGCCAGCTGGGCTTAGGCTATGagtataaaaaacaaaactcaccACATGTGATTAAATCTCTGCTGGGAATCCCTTTTGCACAGattgcagcaggaggagctcATAGTTTTGTACTAACTCTTTCTGGAGCCATTTTTGGATGGGGACGCAACAAATTTGGGCAGCTGGGTCTTAATGATGATAATG ACAGGTATGTTCCTACGCTGCTAAAGTCACTGAGAACTCAGAAGGTTGTTCATATATGTTGTGGAGAAGACCATACTGCTGCCCTTACAAAG gAAGGTGGGGTTTTTACATTTGGAGCTGGAGGCTATGGTCAGTTGGGTCATAACTCTACCAGCCACGAGATAAACCCAAGGAAAGTTTTTGAACTTATGGGAAGTGTTGTCACACAAATCACTTGTGGCAG GCAGCACACTACTGCGTTTGTTCCTTCATCTGGAAGAATTTATTCTTTTGGACTTGGAGGTAATGGGCAATTAGGTACAGGAACAACCAGTAATAGGAAAAGTCCCTTCACAGTAAAAGGAAACTGGCTTCCTTATAGTACTCAATGCCCGATAACCACAG ACAGTGAGGAGTGTTACTGCGTAAAGAGAATTTTCTCTGGTGGGGACCAAAGTTTTGCACACTACTTTTATCCACag AACATGGTGCCACCAGATGATTTTAGGTATCCTGACTTTTTGAAGCAGATCTGGACTGTGAATGAAACGTTTATTCAAAAATTGCTGACTTTCCCATCTGGAAGACTTCCTGTAGAGATAGCTAA tgaaattgaTGGAACGTTCTCCTCAGCTGGGTGCCTGAATGGGAGCTTTTTGGCTTTGAG caatGATGATCATTACAAAACCAGCACTAGATTCTCAGGGGTTGATATGAATGCTGCTAGACTACTATTTCACAAACTTATACAGCCTGACCACACTCATATATCACAACAG GTGGCAGCTAGTTTGGAAAAGAACCTTATTCCCAAATTGACCAGCTCCTTACCAGATGTTGAAGCTTTGAGGCTCTATCTCACTCTACCAGAATGCCCACTGATGAGTGATGCAAACAATTTCACAACGTTAGCTATTCCTTTTGGAACAGCTATTCTGAACCTAGAAAAAGCTCCTCTGAAAGTTCTTG AAAACTGGTGGTCTATACTTGAACCTCCGTTGTTCCTCAAGATAGTGGAACTCTACAAGGATGTCGTAGTCCATCTTTTGAAGTTGTGCAAGATTGGCATTCCAGCTTCTGAAAGAAGAATACTTACGAATTTTCTACACACGGCTTTCAGAGTTCTGGAAATATTGCATAGA GTAAATGAAAGAGGACAAGTTATACAGTATGACAGATTTTACATTCATGAGATACAAGACTTGATAGATATCAGAAATGACTATGTCAACTGGGTCCAGCAGCAGGTATTTGGAATG GATGTCAACCATGGATTAACTGAG TTAACAGATATTCCTGTTACAATTTGCACATACCCATTTGTATTTGATGCCCAGGCAAAGACAACTCTCCTACAAACAGATGCAGTCATACAGATGCAG ATGGCTGTTGATCAGGCTCACAGGCAGAatttgtcttctctctttctgccaGTATTTGAATCTGTCAACCCATGCCTGATACTAATGGTACGGAGAGACAATATTGTAGGAGATGCTGTGGAAGTcctaaggaaaacaaagaatgtAGACTACAAGAAGCCACTCAAG GTTATTTTTGTAGGGGAAGAAGCTGTTGATGCTGGAGGTGTTcgcaaagaattttttttgctcATCATGAGGGAGTTGCTAGATCCCAAATATGGAATGTTCAGGTATTATGAAGAGTCCAGGCTGATCTGGTTCTCTGACAAG ACCTTTGAAGACAGTGACTTGTTTCATTTGATTGGTGTTGTCTGTGGGCTAGCAATATATAATTTTACTATTGTAGACCTTCATTTCCCTTTGGCTTTGTACAAAAAGCTATTGAATAAGAAACCATCCCTGGATGACTTAAAAGAGTTGATGCCAGATGTTGGCAG GGGAATGCAACAGTTACTGGACTATCCAGAGGATGACATAGAAGAAGCATTTTGTCTTAATTTTACT atcACTGTGGAAAATTTTGgtacaacagaaattaaagagcTTGTTCCTAATGGTGCTGACATTCCTGTAGTCAAACAAAATAG GCAAGATTTTGTAGATGCGTATGTGGATTACATCTTCAATAAATCGGTGGCTTCCTTATTCAGTGCATTCCATGCAGGCTTCCACAAAGTATGTGGAGGTAAAGTTCTTCAACTCTTCCAGCCTAGCGAGTTGCAGGCAATGGTGATTGGGAACACAAATTATGACTGGAAAGAATTGGAGAAG AATACAGAATACAAGGGAGAATACTGGGCAGACCATCCtacaattaaaatattctggGAGGTTTTTCATGAGTTgtctttggagaagaaaaaacagtttttgc tgTTTCTGACAGGCAGTGATCGTATTCCAATTCTTGGAATGAAGTGTCTTAAACTAGTCATCCAACCAACAGGAGGTGGAGAAGGTTATCTTCCGGTAGCTCACACTTGCTTTAATCTTCTTGATCTTCCAAAATACACAGATAAAGAAACCCTAAAGTCTAAGTTGATCCAGGCTATAGATCACTACGAAGGTTTCAGTTTAGTATAA
- the HERC4 gene encoding putative E3 ubiquitin-protein ligase HERC4 isoform X2 — translation MLCWGNASFGQLGLGGIDEEIVLEPRKSDFFLNKRVRDVGCGLRHTVFVLDDGTVYTCGCNDLGQLGHEKARKRPEHVGALDAQNIVAVSCGEAHTLALNDKGQVYAWGLATDGQLGLPGTEECIRVPRNIKSLSEIQIVQVACGYYHSLALSKGSEVFSWGQNKYGQLGLGYEYKKQNSPHVIKSLLGIPFAQIAAGGAHSFVLTLSGAIFGWGRNKFGQLGLNDDNDRYVPTLLKSLRTQKVVHICCGEDHTAALTKEGGVFTFGAGGYGQLGHNSTSHEINPRKVFELMGSVVTQITCGRQHTTAFVPSSGRIYSFGLGGNGQLGTGTTSNRKSPFTVKGNWLPYSTQCPITTDSEECYCVKRIFSGGDQSFAHYFYPQNMVPPDDFRYPDFLKQIWTVNETFIQKLLTFPSGRLPVEIANEIDGTFSSAGCLNGSFLALSNDDHYKTSTRFSGVDMNAARLLFHKLIQPDHTHISQQVAASLEKNLIPKLTSSLPDVEALRLYLTLPECPLMSDANNFTTLAIPFGTAILNLEKAPLKVLENWWSILEPPLFLKIVELYKDVVVHLLKLCKIGIPASERRILTNFLHTAFRVLEILHRVNERGQVIQYDRFYIHEIQDLIDIRNDYVNWVQQQVFGMLTDIPVTICTYPFVFDAQAKTTLLQTDAVIQMQMAVDQAHRQNLSSLFLPVFESVNPCLILMVRRDNIVGDAVEVLRKTKNVDYKKPLKVIFVGEEAVDAGGVRKEFFLLIMRELLDPKYGMFRYYEESRLIWFSDKTFEDSDLFHLIGVVCGLAIYNFTIVDLHFPLALYKKLLNKKPSLDDLKELMPDVGRGMQQLLDYPEDDIEEAFCLNFTITVENFGTTEIKELVPNGADIPVVKQNRQDFVDAYVDYIFNKSVASLFSAFHAGFHKVCGGKVLQLFQPSELQAMVIGNTNYDWKELEKNTEYKGEYWADHPTIKIFWEVFHELSLEKKKQFLLFLTGSDRIPILGMKCLKLVIQPTGGGEGYLPVAHTCFNLLDLPKYTDKETLKSKLIQAIDHYEGFSLV, via the exons ATGTTGTGCTGGGGAAATGCATCTTTTGGACAGCTTGGATTGGGTGGAATTGATGAAGAGATTGTTTTGGAACCCAGAAAAAGtgactttttcttaaataagagGGTCAGAGATGTAGGATGTGGACTGAGACATACTGTTTTTGTCCTGGATGATGGGACTGTTTATACATGTGGATGCAATGATCTAGGACAACTAGGGCAtgaaaaagccaggaaaagacCCG agcatGTTGGTGCACTGGATGCCCAAAATATTGTAGCTGTATCATGTGGGGAAGCCCACACCCTTGCATTAAATGACAAGGGTCAGGTATATGCTTGGGGTCTGGCTACTGATGGACAGCTTGGCTTGCCGGGAACAGAGGAATGCATCAGAGTGCccag aaatattaaaagcttATCAGAGATCCAAATTGTTCAAGTTGCTTGTGGTTATTATCACTCACTAGCACTCTCAAAAG gAAGTGAAGTGTTTTCCTGGGGACAAAATAAATATGGCCAGCTGGGCTTAGGCTATGagtataaaaaacaaaactcaccACATGTGATTAAATCTCTGCTGGGAATCCCTTTTGCACAGattgcagcaggaggagctcATAGTTTTGTACTAACTCTTTCTGGAGCCATTTTTGGATGGGGACGCAACAAATTTGGGCAGCTGGGTCTTAATGATGATAATG ACAGGTATGTTCCTACGCTGCTAAAGTCACTGAGAACTCAGAAGGTTGTTCATATATGTTGTGGAGAAGACCATACTGCTGCCCTTACAAAG gAAGGTGGGGTTTTTACATTTGGAGCTGGAGGCTATGGTCAGTTGGGTCATAACTCTACCAGCCACGAGATAAACCCAAGGAAAGTTTTTGAACTTATGGGAAGTGTTGTCACACAAATCACTTGTGGCAG GCAGCACACTACTGCGTTTGTTCCTTCATCTGGAAGAATTTATTCTTTTGGACTTGGAGGTAATGGGCAATTAGGTACAGGAACAACCAGTAATAGGAAAAGTCCCTTCACAGTAAAAGGAAACTGGCTTCCTTATAGTACTCAATGCCCGATAACCACAG ACAGTGAGGAGTGTTACTGCGTAAAGAGAATTTTCTCTGGTGGGGACCAAAGTTTTGCACACTACTTTTATCCACag AACATGGTGCCACCAGATGATTTTAGGTATCCTGACTTTTTGAAGCAGATCTGGACTGTGAATGAAACGTTTATTCAAAAATTGCTGACTTTCCCATCTGGAAGACTTCCTGTAGAGATAGCTAA tgaaattgaTGGAACGTTCTCCTCAGCTGGGTGCCTGAATGGGAGCTTTTTGGCTTTGAG caatGATGATCATTACAAAACCAGCACTAGATTCTCAGGGGTTGATATGAATGCTGCTAGACTACTATTTCACAAACTTATACAGCCTGACCACACTCATATATCACAACAG GTGGCAGCTAGTTTGGAAAAGAACCTTATTCCCAAATTGACCAGCTCCTTACCAGATGTTGAAGCTTTGAGGCTCTATCTCACTCTACCAGAATGCCCACTGATGAGTGATGCAAACAATTTCACAACGTTAGCTATTCCTTTTGGAACAGCTATTCTGAACCTAGAAAAAGCTCCTCTGAAAGTTCTTG AAAACTGGTGGTCTATACTTGAACCTCCGTTGTTCCTCAAGATAGTGGAACTCTACAAGGATGTCGTAGTCCATCTTTTGAAGTTGTGCAAGATTGGCATTCCAGCTTCTGAAAGAAGAATACTTACGAATTTTCTACACACGGCTTTCAGAGTTCTGGAAATATTGCATAGA GTAAATGAAAGAGGACAAGTTATACAGTATGACAGATTTTACATTCATGAGATACAAGACTTGATAGATATCAGAAATGACTATGTCAACTGGGTCCAGCAGCAGGTATTTGGAATG TTAACAGATATTCCTGTTACAATTTGCACATACCCATTTGTATTTGATGCCCAGGCAAAGACAACTCTCCTACAAACAGATGCAGTCATACAGATGCAG ATGGCTGTTGATCAGGCTCACAGGCAGAatttgtcttctctctttctgccaGTATTTGAATCTGTCAACCCATGCCTGATACTAATGGTACGGAGAGACAATATTGTAGGAGATGCTGTGGAAGTcctaaggaaaacaaagaatgtAGACTACAAGAAGCCACTCAAG GTTATTTTTGTAGGGGAAGAAGCTGTTGATGCTGGAGGTGTTcgcaaagaattttttttgctcATCATGAGGGAGTTGCTAGATCCCAAATATGGAATGTTCAGGTATTATGAAGAGTCCAGGCTGATCTGGTTCTCTGACAAG ACCTTTGAAGACAGTGACTTGTTTCATTTGATTGGTGTTGTCTGTGGGCTAGCAATATATAATTTTACTATTGTAGACCTTCATTTCCCTTTGGCTTTGTACAAAAAGCTATTGAATAAGAAACCATCCCTGGATGACTTAAAAGAGTTGATGCCAGATGTTGGCAG GGGAATGCAACAGTTACTGGACTATCCAGAGGATGACATAGAAGAAGCATTTTGTCTTAATTTTACT atcACTGTGGAAAATTTTGgtacaacagaaattaaagagcTTGTTCCTAATGGTGCTGACATTCCTGTAGTCAAACAAAATAG GCAAGATTTTGTAGATGCGTATGTGGATTACATCTTCAATAAATCGGTGGCTTCCTTATTCAGTGCATTCCATGCAGGCTTCCACAAAGTATGTGGAGGTAAAGTTCTTCAACTCTTCCAGCCTAGCGAGTTGCAGGCAATGGTGATTGGGAACACAAATTATGACTGGAAAGAATTGGAGAAG AATACAGAATACAAGGGAGAATACTGGGCAGACCATCCtacaattaaaatattctggGAGGTTTTTCATGAGTTgtctttggagaagaaaaaacagtttttgc tgTTTCTGACAGGCAGTGATCGTATTCCAATTCTTGGAATGAAGTGTCTTAAACTAGTCATCCAACCAACAGGAGGTGGAGAAGGTTATCTTCCGGTAGCTCACACTTGCTTTAATCTTCTTGATCTTCCAAAATACACAGATAAAGAAACCCTAAAGTCTAAGTTGATCCAGGCTATAGATCACTACGAAGGTTTCAGTTTAGTATAA